In the Primulina eburnea isolate SZY01 chromosome 15, ASM2296580v1, whole genome shotgun sequence genome, CTTCCTCTGCCATCACACCACGGTCCCCATTTCACGTAGATCAGGTGCTGTGTTTATTCTATGTgtgcatataatttttttcatcgGTAATTGCATAAAAATGCAATCTTTTTATCAGCTTTCTTCCAGTCTGCTGAAGAGTTTTAACCATTTTGCCACTCATGTTTGTCTGTGTTTCATAGAAAGATGTGGGCATTTCGTATTTCTGTACACAGCCTTCGTTTTCATTTTCTGCTCAATCTTCCAAAAAAAGGGCTTCAAAGAAAATTGTATCTGTGATGGCACCGCAGCAGTCGGAGCGCAAGCCCGCCACCACTGGCGCGGTAATCGCAATTTTTGAGATAAAGTTGAGATTTCGACGATTCTTGTTGAATTGTTGGTTTTTGAGTCTGGGTTTTGCATCTTTTCAGGTCAAGACTGGGATGACAATGACTGAGAAAACACTGGCAAGAGCTTCGGAGAAAACGCAGTTGAGCCCGGGTGATAATGTGTGGGTCAATGTGGATGTTTGATGACTCATGATGTTTGTGGCCCTGGTTCGATTGGGATTTTCAAGAAAGAGTTTGGAGAAAATGCGAAGGTATTTAGTAGTGAGCTCATACTTTATGacttaaatatattttcttatctTTCAGAGCTTTGTCTTGATTGTCTGCCGTCATTGTTGCCCACAGTGATGTACCTTGAAGATTGTGGAATTTGAGGCTATTTTAAGATACTTCCACTTGTTTGGTCCATTTCTTAGCTTAGTACAATCAGTATCAGCGAAGATATCCTTTTATTAGTTATATAATCttctaactgaaaataatatttgaaatcgaCTTCCAGAGATTTGGGCACAAGATGAATTTGTGCTAATAGTCCTATGTTGTGTACATTGAAATAATCGAAACTTGTATTACTTGTTCCACCTGTTGCTTTGAAGCGGGACAACTCCTAATCGTAGGGAACTTAACGAGGAATTAAAGTACGAAGAAGTTCCTATTCGAATTGTGGACATGAAGGACTATGTACTTAGGCGACAAAACATTTGATACGTCAAAATACAATTGTCTAATCATACTAAAAAACATATAGTCACAGGAATATTATGTATCATTATTTTTCAAGTTTTAATTGTATCACTGAAAAACTCTGGGTTTGGTCAATTGTTATGGTGGATATGACATTGGGCGTACATTCTTGTTAACATTCTGATCATATTTGGCTGTTGAGTAGTCGCCTCAGAAAGAAAAGAGCGAGGCGTCAAAGTACCTTACGAATGAAATCTTATTAGTTTATGTTCAAGCACAATTCATTCACATGCTACATATACAGAATGCTAGGAGGATCGATGATGAAATCGAGTTCAGAAAATCGAGAGAACGTCTTGCAACTTCAAGATTACAAATAAATCAGCAATTGTTTTAATATCAACACATAACAACTAAAGTGTGCGTGTGTGTTTGTTACGAACTTCTTTATCAACAGTATATTGAGACTTCATTAAAGGAAAGATCGGCTCGAGGTTCCAAAAGGTGGGCTATGAAACCTGGTGCGCTGAGCTTTTTTTCCTGGTGGCTTACCACAAACGCATTGACATTCATACCCGTATATATTTCCAAAGCACGAAAACAAGCCAGTACCACCATCCGTATGCCTACGAGCATGCTTAGCAGGTGTTTTGTAGCTACTCGAAGAGTATCCACTACGATCATGCAATGGCGGGACATTAGTACGCCATCTTTCCAGTTTGGACCTAAGCCCTTCCACGCTTTCATCCAGGC is a window encoding:
- the LOC140814456 gene encoding 3-isopropylmalate dehydratase large subunit, chloroplastic-like; the protein is MASSAITPRSPFHVDQKDVGISYFCTQPSFSFSAQSSKKRASKKIVSVMAPQQSERKPATTGAVKTGMTMTEKTLARASEKTQLSPGDNVWVNVDV